The Candoia aspera isolate rCanAsp1 chromosome 6, rCanAsp1.hap2, whole genome shotgun sequence genome has a segment encoding these proteins:
- the ENTPD1 gene encoding ectonucleoside triphosphate diphosphohydrolase 1 isoform X1, translated as MDEPRGTKLRKYCHLKYIIIGLFLVVALITLIAVAITQNLSSTRNSKYGIVLDAGSSHTNVYVYKWPAEKENNTGVVQQIHVCEVEGPGISSYANAVENASAPLKHCMDSAKEIVPQGKHQETPVYLGATAGMRLLSLKNKDAARRVLSAVEETLHIYPFKFQGARILSGGEEGAYGWITLNYLLGKFTESIWPKVLGHTFFKSRTTGALDLGGASTQITFVPDPDKIESTADIVNFHLYGKEYVVYTHSFLCYGKDQALRLKLLHDVLSSTTDRLQDPCFHQGYARTLNVFDLTTNPCTARNFTVSYSQIQIQGVGNYEKCLASIQRIFNTQDCVYSSCSFNGIFLPEVSGEFGAFSAFYYVMNFLNVTQKPMNQVIETVKSFCSKSWNEVKVEFPKVKEKYLSEYCFSSTYIISLLGQRYNFTKEKWQNIHFLEKIQKSDAGWTLGYMLNLTNMIPAEQPYTYLLSHTSFISFIVICSALVMSLLFIGWMIYRKPKCLRKEII; from the exons GTACCAAGCTGAGAAAATATTGTCACCTCAAATACATTATCATAGGCTTATTCTTGGTGGTGGCTCTTATTACTTTAATCGCTGTGGCTATCACACAGAATTTATCTTCCACCAGGAACAGTAAA TATGGGATTGTGTTGGATGCTGGTTCTTCCCACActaatgtgtatgtgtataaatggCCAGCTGAGAAAGAGAATAACACAGGAGTGGTACAACAGATTCATGTATGTGAAGTAGAAG gtCCAGGAATCTCATCATATGCCAATGCTGTGGAAAATGCCAGTGCTCCCCTAAAGCACTGTATGGATTCAGCGAAGGAGATTGTGCCACAGGGAAAGCATCAGGAGACTCCTGTTTATCTAGGGGCAACAGCTGGCATGCGGCTGCTGAG TTTGAAAAATAAGGATGCTGCTAGAAGGGTCCTTTCTGCAGTAGAGGAAACATTGCATATATATCCCTTCAAGTTCCAGGGTGCCAGGATTCTCAGTGGTGGTGAAGAAGGTGCCTATGGCTGGATCACCCTCAATTACTTGCTGGGCAAATTCACAGAG tctatCTGGCCAAAAGTACTGGGCCATACTTTCTTCAAGAGTAGGACGACAGGAGCACTGGATCTTGGAGGAGCATCTACACAGATTACCTTTGTACCAGACCCAGATAAGATTGAATCAACAGCAGATATAGTAAACTTCCATCTCTATGGCAAGGAATACGTGGTATATACACATAGCTTCTTATGTTATGGGAAGGACCAGGCTCTTCGCCTCAAACTGTTACATGATGTTCTT tCTTCAACAACTGACAGACTCCAGGACCCATGTTTCCACCAAGGATATGCAAGGACACTTAATGTTTTTGACCTGACCACAAATCCCTGCACAGCACGTAACTTCACTGTATCATACTCTCAGATccaaattcaaggtgttgggaATTATGAAAAATGCTTAGCAAGCATCCAGAGAATCTTTAATACTCAAGACTGTGTTTACTCCAGCTGCTCATTCAATGGCATTTTCTTGCCTGAGGTGTCTGGAGAATTTGGG GCATTTTCTGCTTTCTACTATGTAATGAATTTTCTGAATGTGACCCAAAAACCTATGAACCAAGTGATAGAGACAGTGAAGAGCTTTTGCTCCAAATCCTGGAATGAG GTGAAAGTCGAATTTCCTAAGGTAAAAGAGAAGTACTTGAGTGAGTACTGTTTCTCAAGTACTTATATTATCTCACTGCTTGGCCAGAGATACAACTTCACTAAGGAAAAATGGCAGAATATCCACTTCCTGGAGAAG ATTCAAAAGAGTGATGCAGGATGGACTCTGGGCTATATGCTAAACCTTACCAACATGATCCCTGCAGAGCAACCCTACACATACCTATTATCCCACACAAGCTTTATCAGCTTCATAGTCATCTGCTCTGCTctagtgatgtctctgctcttcataGGCTGGATGATTTATCGCAAACCAAAGTGCcttagaaaggaaataatttag
- the ENTPD1 gene encoding ectonucleoside triphosphate diphosphohydrolase 1 isoform X2 yields MDSAKEIVPQGKHQETPVYLGATAGMRLLSLKNKDAARRVLSAVEETLHIYPFKFQGARILSGGEEGAYGWITLNYLLGKFTESIWPKVLGHTFFKSRTTGALDLGGASTQITFVPDPDKIESTADIVNFHLYGKEYVVYTHSFLCYGKDQALRLKLLHDVLSSTTDRLQDPCFHQGYARTLNVFDLTTNPCTARNFTVSYSQIQIQGVGNYEKCLASIQRIFNTQDCVYSSCSFNGIFLPEVSGEFGAFSAFYYVMNFLNVTQKPMNQVIETVKSFCSKSWNEVKVEFPKVKEKYLSEYCFSSTYIISLLGQRYNFTKEKWQNIHFLEKIQKSDAGWTLGYMLNLTNMIPAEQPYTYLLSHTSFISFIVICSALVMSLLFIGWMIYRKPKCLRKEII; encoded by the exons ATGGATTCAGCGAAGGAGATTGTGCCACAGGGAAAGCATCAGGAGACTCCTGTTTATCTAGGGGCAACAGCTGGCATGCGGCTGCTGAG TTTGAAAAATAAGGATGCTGCTAGAAGGGTCCTTTCTGCAGTAGAGGAAACATTGCATATATATCCCTTCAAGTTCCAGGGTGCCAGGATTCTCAGTGGTGGTGAAGAAGGTGCCTATGGCTGGATCACCCTCAATTACTTGCTGGGCAAATTCACAGAG tctatCTGGCCAAAAGTACTGGGCCATACTTTCTTCAAGAGTAGGACGACAGGAGCACTGGATCTTGGAGGAGCATCTACACAGATTACCTTTGTACCAGACCCAGATAAGATTGAATCAACAGCAGATATAGTAAACTTCCATCTCTATGGCAAGGAATACGTGGTATATACACATAGCTTCTTATGTTATGGGAAGGACCAGGCTCTTCGCCTCAAACTGTTACATGATGTTCTT tCTTCAACAACTGACAGACTCCAGGACCCATGTTTCCACCAAGGATATGCAAGGACACTTAATGTTTTTGACCTGACCACAAATCCCTGCACAGCACGTAACTTCACTGTATCATACTCTCAGATccaaattcaaggtgttgggaATTATGAAAAATGCTTAGCAAGCATCCAGAGAATCTTTAATACTCAAGACTGTGTTTACTCCAGCTGCTCATTCAATGGCATTTTCTTGCCTGAGGTGTCTGGAGAATTTGGG GCATTTTCTGCTTTCTACTATGTAATGAATTTTCTGAATGTGACCCAAAAACCTATGAACCAAGTGATAGAGACAGTGAAGAGCTTTTGCTCCAAATCCTGGAATGAG GTGAAAGTCGAATTTCCTAAGGTAAAAGAGAAGTACTTGAGTGAGTACTGTTTCTCAAGTACTTATATTATCTCACTGCTTGGCCAGAGATACAACTTCACTAAGGAAAAATGGCAGAATATCCACTTCCTGGAGAAG ATTCAAAAGAGTGATGCAGGATGGACTCTGGGCTATATGCTAAACCTTACCAACATGATCCCTGCAGAGCAACCCTACACATACCTATTATCCCACACAAGCTTTATCAGCTTCATAGTCATCTGCTCTGCTctagtgatgtctctgctcttcataGGCTGGATGATTTATCGCAAACCAAAGTGCcttagaaaggaaataatttag
- the CPN1 gene encoding carboxypeptidase N catalytic chain, which yields MYQWLWFLGKVLLLVRGAASINFLHHRYEELVQALFDVRGSCPYITRLYSIGRSVQGRNLYVLEFSDAPGIHEPMEPEFKYVANMHGNEVLGREVLLQLAEFLCEEYRHGNQRITQLIHETRIHLLPSMNPDGYEVAAAQNQSSLGYLTGRNNANGVDLNRNFPDLNTIMYYNEKQGGPNHHIPLPDNWESQVEPETLAVIQWMKSYNFILSANLHGGAVVANYPYDKFSEQRSRGWRTNSTPTPDDILFRKLAKGYSYAHGWMHRGTNCGDFFTDGITNGASWYSLSKGMQDFNYLHTNCFEITLELSCNKFPPQEELEFEWLANREALITYIEEIHQGIKGLVSDENNNKLAGAVISVEGIGHDVTTGEHGDYFRLLLPGNYKVTASADGYQPQTMMVTVGPAEPSLVHFQLRQKPLDSPPVPKAYEKSFHCKALHKKIVPRAA from the exons ATGTATCAGTGGCTTTGGTTCCTTGGAAAAGTTCTTCTCTTGGTGAGAGGGGCTGCCTCAATTAACTTTCTCCATCACCGCTATGAGGAGCTGGTGCAAGCCCTGTTCGACGTAAGGGGCTCATGCCCCTATATTACCAGGCTGTACAGCATTGGGCGCAGTGTCCAGGGCCGCAACCTCTATGTGCTGGAATTCAGCGACGCTCCTGGCATCCATGAGCCCA TGGAGCCGGAATTCAAGTATGTGGCAAACATGCATGGGAACGAGGTACTAGGCCGGGAAGTGTTGCTCCAGCTTGCAGAGTTCCTATGTGAAGAGTACCGCCATGGTAACCAACGCATTACACAGCTCATCCATGAAACACGCATTCACCTTTTACCTTCAATGAACCCTGATGGATATGAAGTTGCAGCTGCCCAG AACCAAAGTTCCTTAGGCTACCTCACTGGGAGAAACAACGCCAATGGAGTTGACCTTAACCGTAATTTTCCTGACCTCAACACCATCATGTATTACAATGAGAAACAGGGTGGACCCAATCATCACATCCCTTTGCCAGATAATTGGGAAAGCCAG GTGGAACCAGAGACATTGGCTGTAATTCAGTGGATGAAGAGTTACAATTTTATTCTCTCAGCCAATCTTCATGGTGGAGCTGTAGTTGCCAATTATCCCTATGACAAATTCAGTGAACAGAGAAGTCGTGGCTGGCGTACAAATAGCACCCCCACACCTGATGATATCCTCTTCAGAAAG TTGGCCAAAGGTTATTCCTATGCCCACGGATGGATGCATCGGGGTACAAACTGTGGAGACTTCTTCACTGATGGCATCACTAATGGGGCGTCCTGGTACTCACTCAGCAAGG GGATGCAGGATTTCAACTACCTGCACACCAACTGCTTTGAAATTACCCTTGAACTGAGCTGCAACAAATTCCCACCACAGGAGGAGCTGGAATTTGAATGGCTGGCAAATCGGGAGGCCCTTATCACCTACATAGAGGAG ATTCACCAGGGCATCAAAGGCCTGGTGTCAGAtgagaacaacaacaaacttgCAGGAGCTGTCATTTCTGTGGAAGGAATTGGTCATGATGTCACTACAG GTGAACATGGTGACTACTTTAGGTTGCTATTGCCTGGTAACTATAAAGTTACTGCATCAGCAGATGGTTACCAACCCCAGACCATGATGGTGACTGTTGGCCCAGCTGAGCCCTCACTG gttCATTTCCAACTCAGACAGAAACCTTTGGACAGTCCTCCTGTACCAAAGGCATATGAGAAAAGCTTCCACTGTAAAGCTCTGCATAAGAAAATTGTCCCACGGGCTGCCTGA